In Solanum pennellii chromosome 7, SPENNV200, the following are encoded in one genomic region:
- the LOC107026029 gene encoding inactive protein kinase SELMODRAFT_444075-like isoform X2, translating to MKDVGKRVVVVAVKASRDISRSAFIWALTHVVQPGDSVKLLVLIPNHTSSIRLWGLRRFNSDCTASNWRSLSGTTLDQKDFISESCTQMLLQLHDIYDPNKMKVKVKVISGSQSGVVAAEARRVQTRWVVLDKRMKKEARICMEQLECNIVQMKHSQPKVLRLNFLGSPNTETEVSRTSQASSKHLGEKSDDHWNEIRVPNVTPASSPEHSSFTTTDAGTSSISSLDIGTSPLFFSQVNWDTKKTFSHKSNHYSDESDSDTDSEKLSSPTTSICSQQWMQDILVAAKDFSHYLKRDSPRSKGTLLKLKHDAFPEKLFGLDREPKVCSKKEAHDVEINSNMRKMMLLNKSSPADPPPLCSICQHKAPLFGKPPRWFTYSELEHATSRFSQANFLAEGGYGSVHRGHLPDGQVIAVKQYKSASSQGDLEFCSEVEVLSCAQHRNVVMLIGFCVEDGRRLLVYEYICNGSLDSHLYGRNGHPLNWSARQKIAVGAARGLRYLHEECRVGCIVHRDMRPNNILLTHDFEPLVGDFGLARWQPEGNLGVDTRVIGTFGYLAPEYAQSGQITEKADAYSFGIVLLELVTGRKAIDINRPKGQQSLSEWARPLLRKSAISELIDPCLVNCCLEQEVRGMLHCASLCIRRDPNSRPRMSQVLRMLEGDVLVS from the exons ATGAAGGATGTGGGAAAGAGAGTTGTGGTTGTTGCTGTGAAAGCTTCAAGAGATATTTCAAGAAGTGCTTTTATTTGGGCATTAACTCATGTGGTTCAACCTGGAGATTCTGTTAAGTTGCTGGTTCTCATTCCTAATCATACCTCAA GTATAAGGCTTTGGGGATTACGTAGATTTAACAGTGATTGCACGGCTAGCAACTGGAGATCACTGTCTGGAACGACTTTAGATCAAAAGGATTTCATTTCAGAATCGTGTACTCAAATGTTGCTTCAACTTCATGATATTTATGATCCAAATAAA ATGAAGGTGAAGGTCAAAGTCATTTCTGGATCACAGTCTGGAGTAGTGGCTGCTGAAGCTAGGAGAGTTCAGACTCGATGGGTGGTATTGGATAA GAGAATGAAAAAAGAGGCTAGAATCTGTATGGAGCAACTGGAATGCAATATTGTTCAGATGAAACACTCTCAACCAAAAGTGCTTCGTTTGAATTTCCTTGGATCCCCAAACACTGAAACTGAAGTCTCCCGTACGTCACAAGCATCTTCGAAACATTTAGGTGAAAAGTCTGATGATCACTGGAATGAGATTCGGGTGCCGAATGTGACTCCAGCAAGTAGTCCAGAGCATTCATCGTTCACCACAACTGATGCTGGGACATCCTCAATTTCCAGTCTAGACATAGGgacttctcctcttttcttctctCAGGTCAATTGGGATACGAAGAAGACCTTTTCACACAAAAGCAATCATTATTCAGATGAATCCGATTCTGATACTGATAGTGAAAAACTGAGTTCACCTACAACAAGCATATGTTCCCAGCAATGGATGCAAGACATTCTTGTTGCAGCTAAGGATTTCTCACATTACTTAAAGAGAGACTCACCAAGATCCAAAGGCACACTGCTAAAGTTAAAGCATGATGCTTTCCCAGAGAAATTATTTGGACTTGATCGAGAGCCTAAAGTTTGCTCAAAGAAAGAAGCGCATGATGTGGAAATAAACAGTAATATGAGAAAAATGATGTTATTAAACAAAAGTTCTCCCGCTGATCCTCCTCCACTTTGTTCAATATGTCAACACAAGGCACCTTTATTTGGAAAACCACCTCGGTGGTTCACTTATTCTGAGCTCGAACACGCTACCAGTCGATTTTCACAAGCTAACTTTTTGGCTGAGGGTGGGTATGGTTCTGTACATCGTGGACACCTACCAGATGGCCAAGTCATAGCAGTCAAGCAATACAAATCAGCTAGTTCACAGGGAGACCTTGAATTTTGCTCTGAAGTGGAGGTCCTGAGCTGTGCTCAACATCGAAATGTCGTGATGCTGATAGGCTTCTGCGTGGAAGATGGAAGAAGGTTACTAGTTTATGAGTACATCTGCAATGGCTCTTTAGATTCTCACCTTTATG GACGTAATGGACATCCATTAAATTGGTCAGCACGTCAAAAGATTGCTGTGGGAGCTGCTCGAGGACTGAGATACCTGCATGAGGAGTGCAGAGTAGGTTGTATTGTTCATCGTGACATGCGGCCAAATAATATCCTCCTAACTCATGATTTTGAGCCATTG GTTGGAGACTTTGGGCTGGCAAGGTGGCAACCTGAAGGAAACTTAGGAGTTGATACCAGAGTAATTGGAACGTTTGG GTACTTGGCACCGGAATATGCTCAAAGTGGTCAAATAACTGAAAAAGCTGATGCATACTCATTTGGTATAGTACTATTGGAACTTGTCACTGGAAGAAAAGCTATAGACATTAACCGCCCAAAGGGCCAGCAGTCCCTCAGTGAATGG GCACGTCCTCTGCTTCGAAAGAGTGCcatctctgaactcatcgacccATGTCTAGTGAACTGCTGCTTGGAGCAGGAGGTTCGTGGCATGCTACATTGTGCTTCATTATGCATTCGCCGGGACCCTAATTCAAGGCCGAGGATGTCTCAG GTACTTCGGATGTTGGAAGGTGACGTGTTAGTGAGCTAG
- the LOC107026029 gene encoding inactive protein kinase SELMODRAFT_444075-like isoform X1, with amino-acid sequence MKDVGKRVVVVAVKASRDISRSAFIWALTHVVQPGDSVKLLVLIPNHTSSIRLWGLRRFNSDCTASNWRSLSGTTLDQKDFISESCTQMLLQLHDIYDPNKMKVKVKVISGSQSGVVAAEARRVQTRWVVLDKRMKKEARICMEQLECNIVQMKHSQPKVLRLNFLGSPNTETEVSRTSQASSKHLGEKSDDHWNEIRVPNVTPASSPEHSSFTTTDAGTSSISSLDIGTSPLFFSQVNWDTKKTFSHKSNHYSDESDSDTDSEKLSSPTTSICSQQWMQDILVAAKDFSHYLKRDSPRSKGTLLKLKHDAFPEKLFGLDREPKVCSKKEAHDVEINSNMRKMMLLNKSSPADPPPLCSICQHKAPLFGKPPRWFTYSELEHATSRFSQANFLAEGGYGSVHRGHLPDGQVIAVKQYKSASSQGDLEFCSEVEVLSCAQHRNVVMLIGFCVEDGRRLLVYEYICNGSLDSHLYGRNGHPLNWSARQKIAVGAARGLRYLHEECRVGCIVHRDMRPNNILLTHDFEPLVGDFGLARWQPEGNLGVDTRVIGTFGYLAPEYAQSGQITEKADAYSFGIVLLELVTGRKAIDINRPKGQQSLSEWEQARPLLRKSAISELIDPCLVNCCLEQEVRGMLHCASLCIRRDPNSRPRMSQVLRMLEGDVLVS; translated from the exons ATGAAGGATGTGGGAAAGAGAGTTGTGGTTGTTGCTGTGAAAGCTTCAAGAGATATTTCAAGAAGTGCTTTTATTTGGGCATTAACTCATGTGGTTCAACCTGGAGATTCTGTTAAGTTGCTGGTTCTCATTCCTAATCATACCTCAA GTATAAGGCTTTGGGGATTACGTAGATTTAACAGTGATTGCACGGCTAGCAACTGGAGATCACTGTCTGGAACGACTTTAGATCAAAAGGATTTCATTTCAGAATCGTGTACTCAAATGTTGCTTCAACTTCATGATATTTATGATCCAAATAAA ATGAAGGTGAAGGTCAAAGTCATTTCTGGATCACAGTCTGGAGTAGTGGCTGCTGAAGCTAGGAGAGTTCAGACTCGATGGGTGGTATTGGATAA GAGAATGAAAAAAGAGGCTAGAATCTGTATGGAGCAACTGGAATGCAATATTGTTCAGATGAAACACTCTCAACCAAAAGTGCTTCGTTTGAATTTCCTTGGATCCCCAAACACTGAAACTGAAGTCTCCCGTACGTCACAAGCATCTTCGAAACATTTAGGTGAAAAGTCTGATGATCACTGGAATGAGATTCGGGTGCCGAATGTGACTCCAGCAAGTAGTCCAGAGCATTCATCGTTCACCACAACTGATGCTGGGACATCCTCAATTTCCAGTCTAGACATAGGgacttctcctcttttcttctctCAGGTCAATTGGGATACGAAGAAGACCTTTTCACACAAAAGCAATCATTATTCAGATGAATCCGATTCTGATACTGATAGTGAAAAACTGAGTTCACCTACAACAAGCATATGTTCCCAGCAATGGATGCAAGACATTCTTGTTGCAGCTAAGGATTTCTCACATTACTTAAAGAGAGACTCACCAAGATCCAAAGGCACACTGCTAAAGTTAAAGCATGATGCTTTCCCAGAGAAATTATTTGGACTTGATCGAGAGCCTAAAGTTTGCTCAAAGAAAGAAGCGCATGATGTGGAAATAAACAGTAATATGAGAAAAATGATGTTATTAAACAAAAGTTCTCCCGCTGATCCTCCTCCACTTTGTTCAATATGTCAACACAAGGCACCTTTATTTGGAAAACCACCTCGGTGGTTCACTTATTCTGAGCTCGAACACGCTACCAGTCGATTTTCACAAGCTAACTTTTTGGCTGAGGGTGGGTATGGTTCTGTACATCGTGGACACCTACCAGATGGCCAAGTCATAGCAGTCAAGCAATACAAATCAGCTAGTTCACAGGGAGACCTTGAATTTTGCTCTGAAGTGGAGGTCCTGAGCTGTGCTCAACATCGAAATGTCGTGATGCTGATAGGCTTCTGCGTGGAAGATGGAAGAAGGTTACTAGTTTATGAGTACATCTGCAATGGCTCTTTAGATTCTCACCTTTATG GACGTAATGGACATCCATTAAATTGGTCAGCACGTCAAAAGATTGCTGTGGGAGCTGCTCGAGGACTGAGATACCTGCATGAGGAGTGCAGAGTAGGTTGTATTGTTCATCGTGACATGCGGCCAAATAATATCCTCCTAACTCATGATTTTGAGCCATTG GTTGGAGACTTTGGGCTGGCAAGGTGGCAACCTGAAGGAAACTTAGGAGTTGATACCAGAGTAATTGGAACGTTTGG GTACTTGGCACCGGAATATGCTCAAAGTGGTCAAATAACTGAAAAAGCTGATGCATACTCATTTGGTATAGTACTATTGGAACTTGTCACTGGAAGAAAAGCTATAGACATTAACCGCCCAAAGGGCCAGCAGTCCCTCAGTGAATGG GAGCAGGCACGTCCTCTGCTTCGAAAGAGTGCcatctctgaactcatcgacccATGTCTAGTGAACTGCTGCTTGGAGCAGGAGGTTCGTGGCATGCTACATTGTGCTTCATTATGCATTCGCCGGGACCCTAATTCAAGGCCGAGGATGTCTCAG GTACTTCGGATGTTGGAAGGTGACGTGTTAGTGAGCTAG
- the LOC107026029 gene encoding inactive protein kinase SELMODRAFT_444075-like isoform X4, translated as MLLQLHDIYDPNKMKVKVKVISGSQSGVVAAEARRVQTRWVVLDKRMKKEARICMEQLECNIVQMKHSQPKVLRLNFLGSPNTETEVSRTSQASSKHLGEKSDDHWNEIRVPNVTPASSPEHSSFTTTDAGTSSISSLDIGTSPLFFSQVNWDTKKTFSHKSNHYSDESDSDTDSEKLSSPTTSICSQQWMQDILVAAKDFSHYLKRDSPRSKGTLLKLKHDAFPEKLFGLDREPKVCSKKEAHDVEINSNMRKMMLLNKSSPADPPPLCSICQHKAPLFGKPPRWFTYSELEHATSRFSQANFLAEGGYGSVHRGHLPDGQVIAVKQYKSASSQGDLEFCSEVEVLSCAQHRNVVMLIGFCVEDGRRLLVYEYICNGSLDSHLYGRNGHPLNWSARQKIAVGAARGLRYLHEECRVGCIVHRDMRPNNILLTHDFEPLVGDFGLARWQPEGNLGVDTRVIGTFGYLAPEYAQSGQITEKADAYSFGIVLLELVTGRKAIDINRPKGQQSLSEWEQARPLLRKSAISELIDPCLVNCCLEQEVRGMLHCASLCIRRDPNSRPRMSQVLRMLEGDVLVS; from the exons ATGTTGCTTCAACTTCATGATATTTATGATCCAAATAAA ATGAAGGTGAAGGTCAAAGTCATTTCTGGATCACAGTCTGGAGTAGTGGCTGCTGAAGCTAGGAGAGTTCAGACTCGATGGGTGGTATTGGATAA GAGAATGAAAAAAGAGGCTAGAATCTGTATGGAGCAACTGGAATGCAATATTGTTCAGATGAAACACTCTCAACCAAAAGTGCTTCGTTTGAATTTCCTTGGATCCCCAAACACTGAAACTGAAGTCTCCCGTACGTCACAAGCATCTTCGAAACATTTAGGTGAAAAGTCTGATGATCACTGGAATGAGATTCGGGTGCCGAATGTGACTCCAGCAAGTAGTCCAGAGCATTCATCGTTCACCACAACTGATGCTGGGACATCCTCAATTTCCAGTCTAGACATAGGgacttctcctcttttcttctctCAGGTCAATTGGGATACGAAGAAGACCTTTTCACACAAAAGCAATCATTATTCAGATGAATCCGATTCTGATACTGATAGTGAAAAACTGAGTTCACCTACAACAAGCATATGTTCCCAGCAATGGATGCAAGACATTCTTGTTGCAGCTAAGGATTTCTCACATTACTTAAAGAGAGACTCACCAAGATCCAAAGGCACACTGCTAAAGTTAAAGCATGATGCTTTCCCAGAGAAATTATTTGGACTTGATCGAGAGCCTAAAGTTTGCTCAAAGAAAGAAGCGCATGATGTGGAAATAAACAGTAATATGAGAAAAATGATGTTATTAAACAAAAGTTCTCCCGCTGATCCTCCTCCACTTTGTTCAATATGTCAACACAAGGCACCTTTATTTGGAAAACCACCTCGGTGGTTCACTTATTCTGAGCTCGAACACGCTACCAGTCGATTTTCACAAGCTAACTTTTTGGCTGAGGGTGGGTATGGTTCTGTACATCGTGGACACCTACCAGATGGCCAAGTCATAGCAGTCAAGCAATACAAATCAGCTAGTTCACAGGGAGACCTTGAATTTTGCTCTGAAGTGGAGGTCCTGAGCTGTGCTCAACATCGAAATGTCGTGATGCTGATAGGCTTCTGCGTGGAAGATGGAAGAAGGTTACTAGTTTATGAGTACATCTGCAATGGCTCTTTAGATTCTCACCTTTATG GACGTAATGGACATCCATTAAATTGGTCAGCACGTCAAAAGATTGCTGTGGGAGCTGCTCGAGGACTGAGATACCTGCATGAGGAGTGCAGAGTAGGTTGTATTGTTCATCGTGACATGCGGCCAAATAATATCCTCCTAACTCATGATTTTGAGCCATTG GTTGGAGACTTTGGGCTGGCAAGGTGGCAACCTGAAGGAAACTTAGGAGTTGATACCAGAGTAATTGGAACGTTTGG GTACTTGGCACCGGAATATGCTCAAAGTGGTCAAATAACTGAAAAAGCTGATGCATACTCATTTGGTATAGTACTATTGGAACTTGTCACTGGAAGAAAAGCTATAGACATTAACCGCCCAAAGGGCCAGCAGTCCCTCAGTGAATGG GAGCAGGCACGTCCTCTGCTTCGAAAGAGTGCcatctctgaactcatcgacccATGTCTAGTGAACTGCTGCTTGGAGCAGGAGGTTCGTGGCATGCTACATTGTGCTTCATTATGCATTCGCCGGGACCCTAATTCAAGGCCGAGGATGTCTCAG GTACTTCGGATGTTGGAAGGTGACGTGTTAGTGAGCTAG
- the LOC107026029 gene encoding inactive protein kinase SELMODRAFT_444075-like isoform X3, with protein sequence MLKVVQNWLPTLSGIRLWGLRRFNSDCTASNWRSLSGTTLDQKDFISESCTQMLLQLHDIYDPNKMKVKVKVISGSQSGVVAAEARRVQTRWVVLDKRMKKEARICMEQLECNIVQMKHSQPKVLRLNFLGSPNTETEVSRTSQASSKHLGEKSDDHWNEIRVPNVTPASSPEHSSFTTTDAGTSSISSLDIGTSPLFFSQVNWDTKKTFSHKSNHYSDESDSDTDSEKLSSPTTSICSQQWMQDILVAAKDFSHYLKRDSPRSKGTLLKLKHDAFPEKLFGLDREPKVCSKKEAHDVEINSNMRKMMLLNKSSPADPPPLCSICQHKAPLFGKPPRWFTYSELEHATSRFSQANFLAEGGYGSVHRGHLPDGQVIAVKQYKSASSQGDLEFCSEVEVLSCAQHRNVVMLIGFCVEDGRRLLVYEYICNGSLDSHLYGRNGHPLNWSARQKIAVGAARGLRYLHEECRVGCIVHRDMRPNNILLTHDFEPLVGDFGLARWQPEGNLGVDTRVIGTFGYLAPEYAQSGQITEKADAYSFGIVLLELVTGRKAIDINRPKGQQSLSEWEQARPLLRKSAISELIDPCLVNCCLEQEVRGMLHCASLCIRRDPNSRPRMSQVLRMLEGDVLVS encoded by the exons ATGTTAAAAGTAGTTCAGAACTGGTTGCCTACGCTTTCAGGTATAAGGCTTTGGGGATTACGTAGATTTAACAGTGATTGCACGGCTAGCAACTGGAGATCACTGTCTGGAACGACTTTAGATCAAAAGGATTTCATTTCAGAATCGTGTACTCAAATGTTGCTTCAACTTCATGATATTTATGATCCAAATAAA ATGAAGGTGAAGGTCAAAGTCATTTCTGGATCACAGTCTGGAGTAGTGGCTGCTGAAGCTAGGAGAGTTCAGACTCGATGGGTGGTATTGGATAA GAGAATGAAAAAAGAGGCTAGAATCTGTATGGAGCAACTGGAATGCAATATTGTTCAGATGAAACACTCTCAACCAAAAGTGCTTCGTTTGAATTTCCTTGGATCCCCAAACACTGAAACTGAAGTCTCCCGTACGTCACAAGCATCTTCGAAACATTTAGGTGAAAAGTCTGATGATCACTGGAATGAGATTCGGGTGCCGAATGTGACTCCAGCAAGTAGTCCAGAGCATTCATCGTTCACCACAACTGATGCTGGGACATCCTCAATTTCCAGTCTAGACATAGGgacttctcctcttttcttctctCAGGTCAATTGGGATACGAAGAAGACCTTTTCACACAAAAGCAATCATTATTCAGATGAATCCGATTCTGATACTGATAGTGAAAAACTGAGTTCACCTACAACAAGCATATGTTCCCAGCAATGGATGCAAGACATTCTTGTTGCAGCTAAGGATTTCTCACATTACTTAAAGAGAGACTCACCAAGATCCAAAGGCACACTGCTAAAGTTAAAGCATGATGCTTTCCCAGAGAAATTATTTGGACTTGATCGAGAGCCTAAAGTTTGCTCAAAGAAAGAAGCGCATGATGTGGAAATAAACAGTAATATGAGAAAAATGATGTTATTAAACAAAAGTTCTCCCGCTGATCCTCCTCCACTTTGTTCAATATGTCAACACAAGGCACCTTTATTTGGAAAACCACCTCGGTGGTTCACTTATTCTGAGCTCGAACACGCTACCAGTCGATTTTCACAAGCTAACTTTTTGGCTGAGGGTGGGTATGGTTCTGTACATCGTGGACACCTACCAGATGGCCAAGTCATAGCAGTCAAGCAATACAAATCAGCTAGTTCACAGGGAGACCTTGAATTTTGCTCTGAAGTGGAGGTCCTGAGCTGTGCTCAACATCGAAATGTCGTGATGCTGATAGGCTTCTGCGTGGAAGATGGAAGAAGGTTACTAGTTTATGAGTACATCTGCAATGGCTCTTTAGATTCTCACCTTTATG GACGTAATGGACATCCATTAAATTGGTCAGCACGTCAAAAGATTGCTGTGGGAGCTGCTCGAGGACTGAGATACCTGCATGAGGAGTGCAGAGTAGGTTGTATTGTTCATCGTGACATGCGGCCAAATAATATCCTCCTAACTCATGATTTTGAGCCATTG GTTGGAGACTTTGGGCTGGCAAGGTGGCAACCTGAAGGAAACTTAGGAGTTGATACCAGAGTAATTGGAACGTTTGG GTACTTGGCACCGGAATATGCTCAAAGTGGTCAAATAACTGAAAAAGCTGATGCATACTCATTTGGTATAGTACTATTGGAACTTGTCACTGGAAGAAAAGCTATAGACATTAACCGCCCAAAGGGCCAGCAGTCCCTCAGTGAATGG GAGCAGGCACGTCCTCTGCTTCGAAAGAGTGCcatctctgaactcatcgacccATGTCTAGTGAACTGCTGCTTGGAGCAGGAGGTTCGTGGCATGCTACATTGTGCTTCATTATGCATTCGCCGGGACCCTAATTCAAGGCCGAGGATGTCTCAG GTACTTCGGATGTTGGAAGGTGACGTGTTAGTGAGCTAG
- the LOC107026029 gene encoding inactive protein kinase SELMODRAFT_444075-like isoform X5, whose amino-acid sequence MKKEARICMEQLECNIVQMKHSQPKVLRLNFLGSPNTETEVSRTSQASSKHLGEKSDDHWNEIRVPNVTPASSPEHSSFTTTDAGTSSISSLDIGTSPLFFSQVNWDTKKTFSHKSNHYSDESDSDTDSEKLSSPTTSICSQQWMQDILVAAKDFSHYLKRDSPRSKGTLLKLKHDAFPEKLFGLDREPKVCSKKEAHDVEINSNMRKMMLLNKSSPADPPPLCSICQHKAPLFGKPPRWFTYSELEHATSRFSQANFLAEGGYGSVHRGHLPDGQVIAVKQYKSASSQGDLEFCSEVEVLSCAQHRNVVMLIGFCVEDGRRLLVYEYICNGSLDSHLYGRNGHPLNWSARQKIAVGAARGLRYLHEECRVGCIVHRDMRPNNILLTHDFEPLVGDFGLARWQPEGNLGVDTRVIGTFGYLAPEYAQSGQITEKADAYSFGIVLLELVTGRKAIDINRPKGQQSLSEWEQARPLLRKSAISELIDPCLVNCCLEQEVRGMLHCASLCIRRDPNSRPRMSQVLRMLEGDVLVS is encoded by the exons ATGAAAAAAGAGGCTAGAATCTGTATGGAGCAACTGGAATGCAATATTGTTCAGATGAAACACTCTCAACCAAAAGTGCTTCGTTTGAATTTCCTTGGATCCCCAAACACTGAAACTGAAGTCTCCCGTACGTCACAAGCATCTTCGAAACATTTAGGTGAAAAGTCTGATGATCACTGGAATGAGATTCGGGTGCCGAATGTGACTCCAGCAAGTAGTCCAGAGCATTCATCGTTCACCACAACTGATGCTGGGACATCCTCAATTTCCAGTCTAGACATAGGgacttctcctcttttcttctctCAGGTCAATTGGGATACGAAGAAGACCTTTTCACACAAAAGCAATCATTATTCAGATGAATCCGATTCTGATACTGATAGTGAAAAACTGAGTTCACCTACAACAAGCATATGTTCCCAGCAATGGATGCAAGACATTCTTGTTGCAGCTAAGGATTTCTCACATTACTTAAAGAGAGACTCACCAAGATCCAAAGGCACACTGCTAAAGTTAAAGCATGATGCTTTCCCAGAGAAATTATTTGGACTTGATCGAGAGCCTAAAGTTTGCTCAAAGAAAGAAGCGCATGATGTGGAAATAAACAGTAATATGAGAAAAATGATGTTATTAAACAAAAGTTCTCCCGCTGATCCTCCTCCACTTTGTTCAATATGTCAACACAAGGCACCTTTATTTGGAAAACCACCTCGGTGGTTCACTTATTCTGAGCTCGAACACGCTACCAGTCGATTTTCACAAGCTAACTTTTTGGCTGAGGGTGGGTATGGTTCTGTACATCGTGGACACCTACCAGATGGCCAAGTCATAGCAGTCAAGCAATACAAATCAGCTAGTTCACAGGGAGACCTTGAATTTTGCTCTGAAGTGGAGGTCCTGAGCTGTGCTCAACATCGAAATGTCGTGATGCTGATAGGCTTCTGCGTGGAAGATGGAAGAAGGTTACTAGTTTATGAGTACATCTGCAATGGCTCTTTAGATTCTCACCTTTATG GACGTAATGGACATCCATTAAATTGGTCAGCACGTCAAAAGATTGCTGTGGGAGCTGCTCGAGGACTGAGATACCTGCATGAGGAGTGCAGAGTAGGTTGTATTGTTCATCGTGACATGCGGCCAAATAATATCCTCCTAACTCATGATTTTGAGCCATTG GTTGGAGACTTTGGGCTGGCAAGGTGGCAACCTGAAGGAAACTTAGGAGTTGATACCAGAGTAATTGGAACGTTTGG GTACTTGGCACCGGAATATGCTCAAAGTGGTCAAATAACTGAAAAAGCTGATGCATACTCATTTGGTATAGTACTATTGGAACTTGTCACTGGAAGAAAAGCTATAGACATTAACCGCCCAAAGGGCCAGCAGTCCCTCAGTGAATGG GAGCAGGCACGTCCTCTGCTTCGAAAGAGTGCcatctctgaactcatcgacccATGTCTAGTGAACTGCTGCTTGGAGCAGGAGGTTCGTGGCATGCTACATTGTGCTTCATTATGCATTCGCCGGGACCCTAATTCAAGGCCGAGGATGTCTCAG GTACTTCGGATGTTGGAAGGTGACGTGTTAGTGAGCTAG